The genome window CTCTCTTGTTAGGGGCCGGAGGGGAGCTTTAGTATCTCTGAGTTTCTAGGTGTGGTCCTGAGAAGTAGAGGCAAAGACAGCTGTCTGGGAAGaacaggcaggaggagctgaCCAGTGGCTATAGAAGATGATTAAAGGTTAAGGGGGATTCAATTTGCTAGAAATCTCATATGATATGGAGTTTGTGTGAGTAAAGGGCACTAATGGGACAGAAGCACCAGCTGGAAAGACAAGTCACGCTGGAGCTGTATCAGCACCCACTTGTGACATACAGCTCTGCTTGTGTTCTCGGGCTGGCTTGGAGGTGTCTCAAATTCTTCATGAATACTGTGTCCCCACAGGGTCATCCGTGTTGTATGCACGTGTGAATTCCCAGGTAGGCTTCAGGAAGAGGCACAGACCTCTGGAGAGGAGGGGTTTCTGGTGGCCGTTTCCCTCCGCAAAACCTGCGCGGGAAGGCCAAGGGAGTTGTGTCCCCCGGTATGCAGAAGCCGGGGACCAGGGGCTTGGGGGGAGTGTGAGGCACGCAGGGCAGGGGTAAAGGCATCAGTCTCTGGGAAGTCAGGTGGGCTAGATGGAGATGTCTGAACCAGACTCCAGGCAGGAGGATCTACAGTGAAATTTGAGACAGCCTTATCTCAAGGCAGGCAGATCTGCCTGCAGGCTGGGTCTCTTTTTTATGCTATGCCAAGTTCCTACAGGGAAGTTCAAGCAGCGCTTTGCTTTGCAAGGGCCTGTTGGTCCCCAGCCCCGTGGGAGCTGCTGAGCAAGCACACAGGCCGTGGGAGAATGCTGAAGGCTCTCTTCTGCCCCAAAGAATTAATGTATACCAAATACAGAGGGTTCTTCTCTACCTCACCTACTGTCCATTTATCATACAGAAACAGTAAGTGATaccaggcttttttttaaccatgagttgcattttttataaactgctatttcagttttatatgaTTTTAGTTCTATTTCATCATTACAGATACACTTCAAGAGAAGCCCATACTTGCAGAAGTAAactacaacaacaaaatctcATGTGACTATAAGGAGTGCTTTAATACTGAAGTGCATCACAAGGCAGAGCTGTACAGATGCTTGTCAGGCTgagaaaaacacaacagcacTGGTTAGACAGAAAAGCTAAGCTATCGGAGATCAAAACTGTACCTCATTAGTCTCCCTTTAAAAGTGATGTGACGTGGTTTtacatgcacacatgcaaatGTTGCTTGTTTGATTCATACAGGAGGGTAGGTTTATTTGGTATAATTAGAACTAATCTTATTACTTTGTAGGACATATGCAGTGGGCACATTTAGTGTAATTTGCAAAGATAAGGCTCCACGGAAGACTTACAGAAGCATGACTCAATGCTGACTAGAAAGCATTTAGTTCGCTAAGAGCGCACCGCCATAACGAAACAGAAATTCAGGTAGAACAGGATACAATTGCTGCAGGTACTTTAAAACCACCAGATCACTTTTCTGATGACTACTATGCAATTAGCAACATAACAGATCTGCCTGCTGGAAGCGGTGAGATGTAAAACTTGTTTCTTATGTTTCTCATGTGACGTGGTAATAACAAACCCTACTGCCTGCGGAGGGAAGACAAAGCAATCCACATACATACCTAAACAAAAATGTCGACCAGCCTGCAGACATCTAAATCTTGTTgttcttcttgctcttcttccctCCATTTTAAgatctggttttgttgttttgcaggAGGGTAAGTCCCACCAAGGAACCCGTTGCATGATAGAGCGTTGTAAGAATGTGCCTAGCATTATTCTGCAGACCAAACTGAAAACTTGCAACAGCACTGCAgattaaataagaatattgcCTGAGGTTGAGTTGCTGAGAACTACTCTCTGTTTTTTTACTTGGTTATTCTTAACAGGAAAACCAGGCAATTGCAAGTGAGAGTTTCAAGACCGAGAGGCATATTCACTCCCAGTGTTAGGGAGCTCATCTGCCTCTCTAAACTCAGTGGAGAGAGGTTCCCTCTTTATGGCCAGCCCCTAAATCATTCCCAGGAGAGGTGGCAGGCACATACTGCTGCCTGCCCAAATCCTCAGCGTTGCACTGTTGTCGCTCTCTTCACAAGTGCTGGTGTATTTTGGTTCAAAGGCAAGAGAACACATCTACTTATGTTGACTGCTGCATCTCTGAGGACACGTACCGTTAGTCCTGACAGGTAGGGATTTGTTTctagtgttttcattttggtttgacCAGATCttaacagaggaagaaaaggactttCCCAGGTGGGAAACTTCCTCAGAGATGTCTTAGACGGGAAGTACCGCAATATTCTGGTTACTACTCAAGATCCCttaaaaaatcccttttcctcctttctgagAGGGTACACTTTCAATAAGTCAGTCATTCCATGCCACAGACTCTGCTTTCACCAAGCAGTAATTATTCAGCTCTTAAGTTTCCTCCTAAATTCTCATTTCCAATGGCTTTTCTTGCTCTCTAAATCTCCTTCTACTTGTCACGTAGCTCTCTCGCAGCTGCGTGCTCAGAACCAAGCACAGCATTACCGCAGCTGTAGGAGATTCCTACAGCTCAAACTGCATTTTACTGATCTAAACCACTGTGACTCCATCTCTCACTATCAGTACCTTTTAACTCTACagttttctctgcctctctgaATACTAGTAGTCtagatttttccttcagctgctggcTTATATTAGGTCAAATACAATTAGCTATCTACTTAAATTGTCTAAATACAACCTATGGCTTTCTTCCTCCACTATTGTCCAGGTAAATATCAAATTACAGTTTCTCTCTATCCTCTACATTAGGACATGGGAGGTGGACTATGAACAAAAAGCATTCACTTGCTTGTCGATGTTTCTGACTAATCGCTAACCCTAATCACTGTTACATAAACATCTGACACTTCTTAAATGCCTGTATCAAATACCTTACTAAAAGCCAGATCTGGTGTCTTTAAAACCTCTTCAAATTATTTGTAACCATCAACAAAATAAGTACCTTTGCTTGCTAAGATATATTATTTCCCCAGCCTGCTAGCACATCCCTAGAGCTCTATCACTTACCTGGATAATTACCAGAACTACAGCAAGTCCATTAGCTGATTCCCTTACTGACCAGTACAGCGAATTATCTGGACTCCCACTGTGCTGCAGTAAGCTCgtatttcacaaatattttcttacttgCCTTTTATCAGTTACTGCATTACATCCTCATTGGTTTTCAACTCTCCctcttttcaagtattttttaaaatagatttccaCCATTTCAGTTATCAATCTCACTTCGGTGCTCCTGTATTAATAGGCCTTTCTTATTCCTTTTCCCCTAGACATGTTTGTGAAAGCTCTTCTTTCCTTATCCTTCTGGCTGTTGTTAATTTATTGTTGTTGATGGCCTTAGCTTTATTCTCTGAGGCTTAAATCTAGTCAGTTGATTATTTGCAGTCCATCTTCCTTCATTCAATGTAAGGCTACCTTGCCACTTTCTGCTGCATACAGTGAAACTACAGAGCAGAAACTACTATGACGCTTAACTTTTAAgacaaaattttaatgttttctgaggCTCACTCCCTGCCCCTGTGCTACTAGCTCACATTTTGAGATCTCCCAGTGCTGCTAGTATCACCTGGAGGGAAAAGGGCAGAGAAAATTCCCTTTGTTAGGTGCTGGATTGCTTCCTCTGCTGGGGCACTGGAGGGTTTCTCTCCTGTATACAGCCAGTCTCAAGTGCTGCTGTTTGAGGATTAATCCATGACCTCTTGGAAACCAAAACTTCAAATCATTCTTCAAATTAGTTGCTTGTACCACACCACAGGAATTTCAGTGACTCAAATCCTGTTATTTCAAAGTAAGGGAAGCACTTGAAAATATCACGTGGAGCTTGAATGTTCTAGCCTATTTCACAGACCAAGTTCTTTTACTAATCGGGACACATTATGCCTCTTTGCTTGGATGTTCACCTCATGTTTCCTGCTCTAAAACAACGTACAGTGAGATCTGTGAGTTTGCTGCTACcctgtatgtatttttatatgccAGACCACAGTACTATGACTTTCTGGAGAACAGCCAtataccaaacaaaaaagcagttgcaaaaaggaaaagttaagaaaaatgaaagggttGTACCTAAAAGGAAGATAGTATTTAGCCACCTTTGTACTTGCAACCAACTTTGATATTAAGTGTACCAAAAGCAGAACAGgatgaacagcaaaaaaaatgaaacacagtgcAAATGTTGGGAAAGATTGCTTTGATCTACTGACAAATTGTTgcttattttctgcagtttagTAAGCCCACTAGCACAATactatttctttctattctATCCTCTCCTTATCTCTACTTCTGCAGCCAAATACACAGCTTGCCTTTTGCTAGTTAAATCATATCATACTGCTCTCTGCCATCTTTTTAGATGTTCAGAAGCCCATTTGGGATGAAACACCAAGTCTTAGCATCTCTGTAATAgcgatttttttattttaatttgaggGTGAGGAGATGATCTGAAAAAGTGCgtttattaaaaaaactttgatcaaacttttttttttttaaatttattgtcATCTAAATTAGGAATACTTCCcttaacatttccatttcttaatGGCAAGGTGACCTAAGACTTCAAAATTCCCTTGTCCCCTTAAGTCCCTGTAGGTTAGAATGATGTTTAAGAACATCTAGGCAATATTCTTTTGGGTATATACAGTAGATTGTTCAGATTTTTCATGgctttaactttttcttttttttttttttttcagcaaaagcacTTCCACTTAAAGCGCTTGCGTACTTTTGAGCCTTGAAAGCTCTTAGTGCAGCTTAGCAGCAACAGCCTGCTGAGATACTCTAAGAAAGGCTAAAGGTTTTAGCTCATCACTTAAGTTCAAAAGCAAGCTGCTGTAAGCTCTTATgtaccacagcagcagcactgaggtACAGAAGCTCAAAAATCTTGCTGTGGCCTTGTGTATAAAGACACTTCAACTTGGTAAAGATAGCTTTGGCATTTGTCAGAAGTAGCCTATCCTTAACTGTGACTTAGaatgttcttctctttttttgtttgttaaagtAGTCATTTAAGAGGATGagcactaggaaaaaaacacaggtGACTTCAAAACTATTACTACTTTAAATGTAAGACAGAACCATCCACAGTCCTCTAAAACATGCCATGGGATCCTTAAGGTTATCAGCAGGACTTAATTCTGTACCTTTACCACAAAATATACTCTTGCCATGCTAGAATGTTgctttaatacaaataataatataaattataggaactttaaaaaaaacttgtaGCTTTCTCATAGAATTGGGCTTGAGAATGACTAAGGCTTCacaaatgaaatacaggaaatggTATAGCATGTAATAGAATGAGTTCAGACAGTTACAGAATTCATCTGACAAATGAGATATGTTTTTGCTTGTTGTTAAATACTAACTTTTTACAAGAGATGGGGGATTTCTGCAACTACAGTGGCATAACAGATTTTGGTATGTTCCTCCGTTCCTGTGTCAAAATCTGAGTAACTGGCATAAACGATCCAGAGCTAAGTGAGCCCTGACAGATGTAAATGTCTTAATTTGTGCAAGTCTTAGTACTGCTCTGGAGACCTTCATAAAAACACACTTCATAAGAATTAAATGGAAATCTGCGCCCATGTATCAGTATTTTGTTTGTGAGTTACAGGAAGCCAGCACTGGgtcattaacaacaaaaaaaccacaaatgccTTATTTCATCTACAAAACTATCACCAGAAAAATCCATATAAGCAACACAGTACTATAGCATAACATATGCAAGTTTCTGGTACATTTACACTGAGCACACAGACTGAGGAACCTGGGTTTCTATTAAGCCTGCAGAGTGCCTACCCATGGCCTATCATCCTAAATGTTAAATTCCTTCACAGTTTTAGCAAGACAGTGTGCTATGGACGTTTGGTATGAAACACAGCTATAGTGAAGTTTTAAATAGGACCATGGGTTTCCACAGCAAGAACTGAAATGTTATCTTCAAGTGTTAAAGAAACAATCCGTTTATTTATGTATATCCTGGAGTaaacttttgctttcctcttaaATATGgggttttgtaattttttaaaaaccattaaTGGGAGGGCCTGGTCAAAAACAAATGTTCTCTTCACTTGACTCTTGTACCTTTTCTAGAAGATTCCTGACCCCTGCTTTATCGCATCTTGGCAAAATGTACACCTTAATATCATTAATTCAGAAAAGGTACCGCTAATATATGCACTCATCGTGTTGAGAACCAGACAACAAAATTCTATCAATTTGCATAAATGTAGTAAGTAGTTTTGCAATTGCTTGCAAAGTTTTATCTAAGAGGGCTCAAAATAGCAAACCACAAGCTCATTCATGATGAATGCTTTCAAGGCTGTGCTCCCCAAATGTATTACATTAATGCATGGATTATGACCTCAAGCAGAACAACTAACAAAAGCTGAATTGCATCAACTGGGAGAGGTGACAGAAGCAAGCAGCTAGGTACAGACCACCCAGGAGCCCTCTACCTCCAAACACAATTGTCAAAGGCTGCACAAACCCTTTAAATAAGAGGCAAAAGACAAGGTGGTCCAACAACAGGCAGTCTTGCACTGCATCCGTTTCTTTCTAGCATTCTACTCACAGTAGGTTGTGAATACCTCACCAAAGCATTCTTACTTTTGACAAAGCCTTTTTAATATAGTTTTTGCCCATAATTTCACAGTACAGAATATAAAAGGgaactttattttccttagtTCATTTCTTAGATTTAAAAGGTCCATTCCAAAACAACcaagaaattataaaatgtaatgttcATAGGTTTATACCTGTGAATTCACTATTGCAGAAGACTTAGAggtgaaacaaaaattaactcAAAcggaagcattttatttcatactCAACCACAAAATCGGGTACTTGAGGTATCAGAGAAGTTACAAAAAcatattatttcagaataaactTAAAAGTCCTATACATTTAAAAGTTCTAATGGTGGTGGCTTAAGAGGAATCTTTCCCATCGTAAACTTTTTTGCTTCAAATTGTTTCAACTCTTCAGCTGATAATTCACTCTTTGGTGTAAATAACTTTTCTGCTGTAGTATTGTTTGTGACTGCAGAAGACGCTGATGTTATGTTATGTCCAGAGGCACTGGCAGTCTGTCCAAATAAAGTACTGCTTGAATGTGAGGGAGAAGCTGCTACTGCTGCATTAAAAGCTCCAAAGGCTGCAAGCGGAGTGGTGCTTGAAGAGTTCACAGCAGAAGAATTGCCAAACCCCGAAAACCCAGAAGTTCCAAAACCACTAGTTGTTTCAGAAGTTTTAAATGAGAAGGAGGCTGCAGATGGAGCTGCCGGGCTGCCAAAACCAACAGAGTGGGATACGCTAGGAGAGGACGTCACACCAAATGCAGGAGGATTACAACCAGCAGAAGAGCTCCCAAAAGCAGGGGTGTTTCCAGATGATGCACTGATGAGAGTGGAACTTGTTTTAAAGGAGAAACTGCTAGCACTGTTACTGCTGCTGTTCACAGGGAAGCCTGCAATtacaaaatttattaaaaaatgttagaatGTGCACACTTGTGATACTAAACCACTGCTGTATTTCAATaatgcagaaggagaaaaactcaagaaaatgtttaactgtTGGCTCTTAATGCAGGAACTTACTTGACAACCCAAAGCTCGATGTCTGCTGTCCTCCAAATCCAAAGGAAGGCAATGGTTGAGTGACCATGTTCTTTAATTCAGATAGCTTAAAAAATTCcaaatacataaatgaaaacTAGATTCCAAAACAGGGAAATGTCTTTCAACAAATACTTGAAGCAAAAATATAGCTGCCCAGTCCAATTTAATGCAATTTAGACTAAGTTAGACACTGATCACTTTCATCACGATTGCATGCTCCTGCAGCTATGAACAAAATGCTTTAAGGCTATACACTATTCTCTGTAAAACACTCcagaaacacaaatatattACAATTTACAGATTTTTGTCTGGCAGTCAATGACCTGAACACCTCTTCCAGCTCTTGTTCGCATCTCTTACCTATTTCAGTTAGTGCTTTATGACCCTATCTATGTCATTGCTTTGCCTTAGTCTGTTCCCTCACCTTGGCACATCTAGTCTTCTGTGCTAAAGCCCAAATCCCACTTCTTCACCTTCAGCAATCATATTACCAAAACTTTAATGCTCTTCATGCAGACTCCACTTAAATCAACTTACTCTGTCTCCCTGGTTATTTAATATTGGCTTTAACTCAAGCATTCTTTTCTGGCACATCTAGATTCACAAGTGTTTGTCACCTTCCCAGGAACAACTACCCTTTATATCTTCAAATTTTATCCAAACAGTTTCTCTCCCAGCTATATATCAATTTCTCATTCTCAATTAATCTCTCATTACCAAAATGCTCTATTTATCCTAAGATGGCCTGGAGGACAATTCTGGTCTTGTCTGCTGATTATACCTTGGAAGAGTCAACATCAGCACATGGAAGAAAAGGTGGGGTGGACATTTGCCACTTACTATACATGTACTTGACTGGATCCCAGCTTTAAGCTATGGTTATTTTCACATGGCTTGCAATGATAGTATTCCAAAGCTGGGAtccagctgctgccttgctAACATGGAACCATCTTGAGTCACTACTTTCCTTAGTTAACTGAAGGGTTTTATAATACCCGCCTGCAATTCACTGATTTCATGATTCCAGAGAAAGGTGGATGTAAAGACCCAAAACTGTGTTCACAGACTTTCACGTTCACCTGACTCAGGCAGTGCTAGAATATTCAGTCACATTTCTATCACCTATAAAAAACACATGGATGGAGAAACGGGGCAGTTTTCAAACTGCAATCGTTATTCTCTCATGTCATTCTTCCGTACACCCTTTCCACTTTCTCTAATGTTCCCAGGAGCATTCTAACTGCCAAGTTCTTCATGCTGCCAGTCAGCCAAACAGATGCTTTTCAAGGCTGCGGTGCCAGAATATAACACATCGTAGCTGAGATTTTCAGAACAGTTCATAGATCTACCATAAAATTGCCAATGAATCTAGGAATCAAACACTTTCATGCCTCAGCTATTTAGGTGCAAACAAGGATGCCCTAaaagaataatgtatttttggTTGTAAAATACAGTATCCTGCGATCTTCAAAGCAATACCTATCACCTATTTATAGAAAGGTAGTAGAAGTGTAGATAAATACTTTGATAACAGCTGAAGTTTCTGTGGAACATTTGCAAGCtctcttcattaaaaacaaggTGGCATATTACAACTACCATGTCTTAGAAATCTTTGTCAGAAATTAATGTTGGCATTTGCAGAACAGTTTGGCAGGATGTGTCTAAAAAAACATATGCATCTAAGAAAAATTTGCccaagattaataaaaaaaatacatcaggaacagaaacattttaccTTTCGTTAACACTtaccaaagctgcttttgtcGATGCATTTAAAGCTTTCAACTGAAGCAGCCgatttttccattgttttgcTAACTGTTGGACAGAATTTATctaaaaggggggaaaagaaacacatgtttttattattggtgaagacttaaaaaaaaatgaaaatagagtGATCTGACAACTAAACTGAAAGAAGATTTCTAGAATTAGGAAAGAACTTCATTAAGCCAACATGACaagatttttgctttcctgaaacTTCAAGGTGAAGAACTGAAATTTTTGTCATTAACACAGAATTCCTTTAAATTCTCTTGCTGTTGCCCTTAAACTGTAAGTTTTAAGTATATGAGAACAAACTCTTCAATCCTTGTTTTACTTCTGGTCTGTCCATTTATGTGCTCACTCATTAAGCTGAAGTCCTACGATTTGCCTTAGCTTCtcccagattttcagaaaaaaaaatgcccactTTCAAAACACTATAATTCAGAACACTTTAATAGTATCATCCCAAAATATTtagctttgcagaaattaaCTTCCGTCATTTAAATCAGCCCCCTTAAACGTGATCCAACAGATTACTGCACAGAACATATGCTAGCAATAAATAGTACCTGTGTCCTTGATAACTGTGATTAAAGTATTAAACAAGAGACTGGAAAGTCTTTAAATAACTTTTCAGGAATTTCAAACCTGAATTTCCTATATTTAAGTTTATCAACACGCCTTATTTGAAGCCTGGCCTAATTGAATTTTCCGTAACAACCAAACAAGTAAAACATATAATGTCCCAAATGCCTGTAAGAGTGGAACAAGTGATCTTTTTGTAAATAGATtccttaatttttcaaaagagtCTTACATCACCAACATCAATAATTCTTTTGTGTCTAGTCACATGATGGAAGATCATGTTGCTTGATATCAGCTCTTATACAACAGACtggaaaaattcagattttgacGCAGTTTAAGAATAGAAACATGCTTTGGAAAAGACACGTACTTAAACATTTTGTGAGAGAACTGTATCACACAGTTATCATCTGTACACTGAGACTTTCATGAACTTGCACTCAGTGCTTCAGTGAGACCacaaatgttttggtttttttttttaatagccagGCATAGTGTATTGTTTAatcatttcaggttttttaattgaagtttaaaaaaaagtatctccTGTCTCTGAAAATGCAATTCTCATAATTCTAAACACATGAAGCAAGAGTGGTGACAACTGCAGTTCCTTCTATAATACAGAaccaaggagaagaggaaagagtgCAATGTAGCTTGAATTAGTTTGTACTTGCATCTGTCCAACAGTCTAATTCCTTTCCTGGCACAACATTAAACTCTGCTAGCTTCCTTGATATTGATAGGACTATGAGGGAGGAACAATACATATTAATtgagatatatttatataaaaacatatgtattattttttttctcaagatgTATATAGTCCTTGAGAAGTATCTGctattttcagcattaattCCCTGCACAAAGGTATGTAAAAGCACTATATAACCAGCTATAACAATCAAATTGACTAACAGCATGCGAAGTATTAAACTTTTGAGACAGGATTCAAATAACTTCTACAAATAACACACAAGAACAGGGACAAGACTAAGTCAAGGAGTGTCTAGCTTGAGAAAACACCATACATTTAACTAAGACTAGCTAAAAGTCTATTGCCACCAATTTTTGCAGGACCTGATGTGTCAAGACACTAGGCCACCAGTTTTAGAAGCTCAGATCTGACAGTTTGAGCCTGTGATCTCAGACAGAAATAGGAAGCTATGGTAGAGCATACAGACTAGCAGTTATTTTTGCATCCTATTCGGTgcacagtaatttaaaaatattttggcattcTGATAATCTCCTAGAGTTTGGTAATTAAATAAGTCAAGAGTTGCCACCTGAAGAAGAGTACCAAGTCCTACCCCGAAATGTGTCCACATAagtcaacattttttaaatacttacatAGTTCTGGATGTTATTGTTTGCTCTGCAGTTATAATACTCCAGATGCAACTCTTCTGGTGAGAAATCTAGAAAGCCTGTAAGGAGAGGAATAATCAAAAACCTCCAAGAAATATATTAGTACTTCCAATTGCCCTCTATAGTTATGAAGAAATGGGCCTTGGTACATTATCTGGAATAAGTCAGTCACAGTTGGAGACACAAAAAGGATTCATTACAGAGCTTCAAAGATGTGAATGTCCAAAATGAATTTGCCATAATCCAATATTCCTTTCTGTTGCATCACAAGGCAAATCATCACCTTGCAAGTGGTTCCACAGAGGTACAACAGTGTGGAAAGTGTAAGAAACATCCTAAATAGCAGCAATACGCGACAACACTAAAAACACTACCTACCTGAGacatttggcttttctttcattgGTGAATAAGATGAAAATATCCATTGTCCTGAAGATTCCCAAATTTCCATGTCTTTCACTACACATtcactagaaaacaaaacaaaataaaaccacagatgAAGGTGAACTTATACggtcaaaacaaaaccaccagaaGCAACTGCCTAGTTTGAATCCGAAGTCAGATTCGAATACCTGCTACCATTAAAATTAACCAACTGTGACACTTGTCAGAATGAACAAGGGAAGTACTTATTTGGCAAGATACCTAAATGTCCCTTCAAAGCGTTTCACTTTATCATCTAACTGCAAATAAATCAAAccagatcttaaaaaaaaataatcccaaaacacacaaagtattttctaatCCTTGTATGGCAGATGCTGTTATAGGATTTTCCCTGAAGCTGTAGATcacaataaaatttaaaaccGTCTCAATACTAGACAATTTTACAATATAAATAACATGCAcatattaaataacaaaattgggggttggggggggagaaagaggaaaaaaaaaaagaaagcgaTGAGTGTTCCATATAAGTTTTTGGAAAAGAatcaaaagcataaaaatcCAGACATTGCGAAAGCACAGAAATAGCTCCATCAACAAAAGTAAATCCAAATGTAAACAAACATTGAAAGGGTAAAAACTAAAGCGGACAAACAGATCACTACATAGGAACAAACAAAGATTCTCGGTATTTCAGATGTTTGTAACACAATATAAACTCTTGTTTGAGAAGCTGAATAAATAATCTGTTAAGCCTTTTCTTAAtgcaatcttaaaaaaaaataatggaaagtgGTTCCAAAACCTTGCTTCTTCAGGAAACCACACTGCCTGTTGCTTCTCGTCACCTGCTCTGTAATCGCCTTGAACCTGCTGGTCACTCTCAGCTGACTCTAACATACACGCATGTGAAACCAGGTTTCAGTAGTTTTGCTATTGGCAGAACAATTTGTTATCCTAAGTGTCAGGAAAACTAAGTCAAATAGTTCATTTTCTCgaagaggttgttttttttttaaatggttgaaATGCTGTCCAAGGGGCTCTGACCCCTTATTTTCAAGTACTGaaatctttgtttccttccttatCCCCCTGCCCACAACTTAAGTACCATACCATCTTACTAACAGCACGGTTGTCTAGCTGTCCAACCCAGGTTCAAAACAAGGATCGCTTTCTTCCCATGCTAGTGTAACTCACGCAAACTAAATGAAGTAGTGTTTTCTATGGTTCTCACTACACGTCCCAGCTTCCTCCTCATGATCGTGTCCCCTGCATCATCTCTAGTAAGTCAGTGAGCTTTTAGACTGCTCATTCTAAATGCTTTCAGTGAGACAGGACTGTAACTTACAGAAGTCTCTCCTCTTCATCTTTATAGCCATCAGCAATATTTTGACTGTTCATTAATGCAGAGAATCTGTTCTGCGAAAAGTctgcacttctgctgctgccgccTGATGATCCAAAATCAGAGGAGCCAAAAAATCCTCTTCCGTGATCTCTGCTGCCACCCCACGTATTAGACTTAAAGGTAGATGGCTGGATAACATTAGTGTATTTCTGGTTAGCAGtaccccatcctcctcctcctcctctgctagTACcttccaatgaaaaaaaacaaacaaaacaataacaaaagcCTTAAATCATTAAGATA of Aquila chrysaetos chrysaetos chromosome 3, bAquChr1.4, whole genome shotgun sequence contains these proteins:
- the NUP42 gene encoding nucleoporin NUP42 — encoded protein: MAICQFFLQGRCRFGERCWNEHPRSGGGRYGPSAAHYQGTSRGGGGGWGTANQKYTNVIQPSTFKSNTWGGSRDHGRGFFGSSDFGSSGGSSRSADFSQNRFSALMNSQNIADGYKDEEERLLECVVKDMEIWESSGQWIFSSYSPMKEKPNVSGFLDFSPEELHLEYYNCRANNNIQNYINSVQQLAKQWKNRLLQLKALNASTKAALLSELKNMVTQPLPSFGFGGQQTSSFGLSSFPVNSSSNSASSFSFKTSSTLISASSGNTPAFGSSSAGCNPPAFGVTSSPSVSHSVGFGSPAAPSAASFSFKTSETTSGFGTSGFSGFGNSSAVNSSSTTPLAAFGAFNAAVAASPSHSSSTLFGQTASASGHNITSASSAVTNNTTAEKLFTPKSELSAEELKQFEAKKFTMGKIPLKPPPLELLNV